AGGATCCGGTCGCGGCTTTTGCAGCTCACTTCAAGGATGTGCAGCCGGTCGTTACCGAGGATGAACGGGCGGCCCTGTCTGCCGAGGAGCGCATCCGCTTGTGCGTTCTCGAGGGCAGCAAGCAGGGGCTTGAAGGGGCACTTGAAGAATTCAGGCAGGGCAAGGAAACCCTCGAGGTCATAAACGGGCCCCTGATGGCCGGCATGGACGAGGTCGGCAAGCGTTTTTCTGCAAACGAAATGATCGTCGCCGAGGTTCTGCAGTCCGCCGAAGCCATGAAGGCTGGCGTCAGCTACCTCGAACAGTTCATGGACAAGAACACTAGCGCGAGCCGTGGTCGCATTTTACTGGCGACGGTGAAGGGCGACGTACACGACATCGGCAAAAACCTGGTAGACATTATTCTCTCCAACAACGGCTACGAGATCATCAACCTGGGAATTCGAGTTCCGCCCGAGGACCTTCTCGCCGCCTACCGGGAACACTCGCCCGACCTGATCGGCTTGTCGGGGCTGTTGGTCAAAAGTGCCAAGCAGATGGTTATCACCGCCTCCGATCTCGCGGCTGCGGGCGTAGACATCCCCTTGCTCGTAGGCGGCGCGGCATTATCCAATCGCTTTACTCGGCTCAAAATCGCGCCGGAATATCCCGGTCCGGTTGTTTACGCCCGCGACGCCATGCTCGGTCTCGAACTGGCAGGACGATTGCGTAACGAAGACGAACTGCCCAGGTTGGTTTCCGAGTTGGATGCTGAGAGGCAACAGCTCGAAGAATCGGAGCAACGCAGCGCTGCGCGCCGGCGCAGCGATAGCGACCGCGAATTTGCGCCGCCGAAGCTTAAACCTCCGCGTGAACTTCCGCGAGCGCCAGACTACAGGCTGCACGTTGAACGAGACCGCGATCCAGCCGAGTTGTTTGACTGGATAAACCCGGCGATGTTGTACGGTCGGCACCTGGGGTTCAAGGGCAATTTTGCAAATGCCCTTGCCTCTGGAGATACGAAGGCGATCGAGCTGCGCGGCGAGGTTGAAAAGGTGCAGGACTGGACCTGTTCGCTCGAGGATGTCGCTGCGTCTGCTGTGTATCGCTTCTTTTCGGCCCGCGGCGATGGCGAGAGTCTCGTAGTATACCCTTCCGGGCCGCAATCTGAGAGCTCGGCTTTCGTTTTCGGCCGACAGCAGCGCGACGGCGGATTGTGCTTGTCTGACTACGTTTCGCCCGGCGGAGACGACAATATCGCGATGTTCGTCACCAGTTTCGGTCCTGGTGTGCGCGGCCATGCCGAGAAACTCATCAAGGATGGCGAATTCCTCAAGGCTCATATTTTCCAGGCCCTGGCGCTGGAGGCAGCCGAGGCTTACGCGGAGTTTCTTCACGCTCGCTTGAGAGCGGCCTGGGGTTATGCCGACCCCGCTGATCTCAGCCGAGCCGACCTGTTCAAGGCCCGTTACCACGGCAAGCGATATTCCTTTGGTTACCCGGCCTGTCCGCGACTCGAAGACCAGTCTCTGCTTTTCGAGTTACTTGATGTCGATGCAAACCTGGGCGTGGAGCTCACCGAAGGTTTTATGATGGAACCCGAATCCTCGGTAAGCGCGGTGGTATTTCACCACCCGGAGGCGAGTTACTTCAGCCTGAACGAGGCAGATTCCGAGTTGCTGGACCGAACCCTTGGGGAGTCTCCTCCCGGCGCCTGAAAATGATTCCGGCTACCACGCCCGCCAACAGGCCGCCGAGGTGCGCGGTATTATCGCGGCCCGGACCGAAACCTATAGCCATACCGTAAATAGCGGCCATAGCGCCGAGTACCTGCCATGATGGCCTCGAGCCTCGCGTGCGCCCGGGCAAGGACAGGCCCGCCAGTGCCCCGAGAATACCGGCCACGCCCCCCGAGGCTCCTGCCTTGACTGCCATAGACGGGGTCAGGGTATGGCTTGCGATGTTACCCGCGATACCTGCGACCATGAAAGTGAGCAGGAAAGGCCATGCTTTCATTTCACGGGCCAGGTGGGGTCCGAGTATCCACAGCATGACCATGTTTGACATGATGTGGCCAAGGTCGAAGTGCAGAAAAACAGCGCTGAGCAGACGCCAGTACTCGCCCGCCTCGACCAGGCTCCAGGTGATGGCGCCCATTTCGACCATGCGCGCTCTTCCCACGGGGTCGAGGCCACCGTGGGTGAAGAAAAACGCGGCCAGGCAGGCAGCGGTGATGGCAATCACTACGCCCAGTTGCTCAGGGTGTGAATCCGACAGGGCTTGGCCTTCTTCCGAGTCGTCGGACCGCAGGACTTCGGGGTACTCCTCGGCCAGCAGCGCGTTGGCCCGCTCGAGCTGCTCGGCCGGGACGAGGACTGTGAACGAATCCGTGGAATGGGCTTGCAGCCGGGAAGCGAGGCCCATCGATGCAAAAAGTAACGCCATAGCGTCGCCTTCCGCTTTTGGGAGACCGGTTCGTACGGCAACCCAGGCCTTGGTTTCGCCGCTGGCCGAGGAGCCTGCCTTGCGCATGGCATAAGACTGCCACAAGCTGGCCCTCGGGGATACCGACCGGCTGGCTGACTGCAGAGCCCATCCCGTAACGAGGCCCAAGCAAAGAGTGGACAACACGCAAGCGAACGAGGCAACGGGCTCCAGTGATACCGAGATTTTCATGACCGCGGTAGCCGGGCTTTGCATGGTATTCGTTTTCGGTGGGGTGATCTTCTGGGGATTGAAGGCCGGCGGTGACGCGGCGGGCTACGTTACCTTGCTGGCCCTCATTGCTCCCGTTGAGTCGGTGCGGCCACTCTACTTTGCCTTCGTGATGTTCCCCGCCCTCGTGGCCTTTCTCGCCGTCGGCGTACCCGTGTTGGTGAGGGTCCTGCTCAGGATGAGGCAGGCCCAAGGCCGTGACCGGGCATTTCTTCTCGCGCTGGCGCTCTGTTGCCTGTTGCTCTACGTCGACAGGGCCGCTGGTCTCGCGTCGATTCTGGGCCTGCTGTTGGCGCTGGGCATCGGCCTGCGCGGGGGCTTAAGGACGGTAAGGAGGCTTGCTACAAAACTCGCGGGAGGCCTGTGCCTGCTAACGGCTTCCAGCCTCGTACTGTTGACCTGGATGGGAGCCGGGGTGCAAGCCGGGGCCCCCCCTGGAGTAGCGGTGCTTCCAACGCTGGTCATGCTCACTTGTTTTCTATTGCTGTTGAGCATGGTCTCGACGGTACTGGCCAAGCTCGGGCCGCTGGCAATCGTGGCGGCCATCCTGCTGTGGTGTGCAGCCCTGGCATGGTACCCACTGGCCGTGACCGGCACAGAACTACTGGTAGCGGCAGTTGATATGCAGGCGCCGGCCGGGCTCGTCATGATCTTCGTACTGGTGGCCGACGGGGCCCTGCTCGTTTTTGCAAGGCGTTCCATGGGCCAGGCCTGACCTCCCGGTTGCAGTCGGGTGAGCGCTTCCCTTTGACGTCTCCGTCGTTCATTTTACGGCGGTGTCCGAGCACGTACTCAAAAACAGTGAAGCTCTCTACGACCGGGCTCGTCGGGTTATCCCTGGTGGACTTTATGGCCACCAGGCCCGTGGCTTGCTCACCCGCGGCAGTCACCCGGTCTTTCTTGAGTCCGCTTCGGGCTGCCGCCTCAAGGACGTAGACGGGAACGAGTACATCGATTTTCTCTGCGCCTACGGGCCGATGGTCGTCGGATACGGAAACGAAGCTGTAGAGCGAGCAGCGGCCTTGCAGAGAGAGGCCTGCGACACCATGAACGTGCCTGCGCCTGCGATGGTGGAACTCGCCGAGAAACTCGTCGGGCTGACTCCTGGCGCCGACTGGGCGCTTTTTGCCAAGAATGGTTCAGACGTTACGACCTGGGCGCTGGCCGTCGCGCGCGCGGCTACCGGGCGTGACAACGTGGCCATGGTGGCGGGCACCTACCACGGAGTGCACGGCTGGTGCAACCAATTCGAGAAAGGTTTTCCCGGCAGCGAGCGATCGGCTGTCGTCAATTTTGATTGGAACGACCTCGATTCTCTAGACCGTTGCCTGGCCGTAAAGGGTGGGTTGGCCGCGGTCATGGTAACGCCGTTTCGCCACGAGGCATTTAGTGATTCACAGTTACCCGCCGACGGCTTTCTCGAGGGCGTCAGGCAGCGCTGCAGCAAACACGGGGCCGTGATGATAGTGGACGACGTTCGAGCTGGATTCCGCCTGCACCTGGGGGGCTCAAGCCAGTTGTGGGGTGTGACGCCCGACCTGTTGTTGTACTCCAAGGCGCTGGCCAACGGCTACCCCCTGTCGGCCATGTTGGGTATGGACAGCCTGCGCTCGGCCGCCCGTGAAGTCTTCTACACCGGTACTTTCGGCACGCAGGCTGTGCCCCTGGCAGCCGCAGTGGCTACACTGGACTTCCTCGAGGACCGGGACGGGCCATCGGTCATGCGAGAACAAGGGGAGAGCCTGTGCTCGGGCTTGCGCGAGCAGGCGGAGACCGCAGGCTTCGGGGTAACGATCAGCGGCCCGGCCGCGATACCTTTCATGACTTTCATTGACGACAGTGAATTCGACCTTTCTCGTCGCTTCGCGGGGCTGTGCGCTGAAGGGGGTGTATTCATTCACCCACTTCATAACTGGTTCCTGTCTACGGCCCATAGCGCCGAGGATATTGAACAGGCTCTGTCCATAACAACAGATGCCTTCTCAAGACTCGCGCAGGAAAGGGAAGGGTGAGCACCGTTACCCTGCGTCACCGGGGGCGCAAGAGCGGGGAAATCTACGAGGTGCAGGTGTGGGCGGCCACGCTCGATGGAGCGCTGTACGTTGCCAGTCTCGATGATTCCCGCAACTGGGTTCGTAACCTTCGGGCCGCGGGTTCCGTCGGGCTGTTGGAGGCCGAACAGGAGCGCTCTTATACCGTGACCGAAGACGATGACGAGGCGTTGATGTTAAGGTTCAGAAGGCAGACGCGCAGGGATCATCCATTGGTGGCTCGGTTGTTGCCGTTATTTAATCGCGGGACCCGACCTGTTTTATTCAAGCTTACATAGACCAGGGAGATAGACTGTGCCGATACCTGAGAAACACTTTTTTGTATGTACCAACCGTCGGCCACCGGGTGTAGAAGTTCCATCCTGTGGAGCCCAGGATGGTTTCGAAATACTTGCTGCCTTGCGCGAAGAGCGAGACCGGCGTGGTCTGGCGGCCAGCGTTTTTATCACGGCCACCGGCTGCCTCGGCCCCTGCCCGGCCAACGGGGGTACTGTCGTCGTCTACCCCGACGGCTCCTGGTACACGGGTCTGAGCACGGCCGATGTCGCCGAAATAGGAGAACAGCACATGGCTGGTGGCAAGCCGGTGTCGCGGCTTCTCGATAAAGAGTTTTCCCGCGTAGAATAGCTGTCGGCCGTAGCCCGGTATCTCAGGTGACGAGCTTGGCCACCATGTCTCCGGCTTCTGACGTGCTGCAGCCCATCGCGCCGGCCGACATGGATTTCAAGCGTTTGGAAAGCACCTCGGTGATGGCTTTTTCCACGCGGACGGAGGCGTCTTTCTCGCCGAGGTGACTGAGCATCATCTGGCAGGCCGAGATCGCCGCCATGGGATTGATCACCCCCTGGCCGGTGTACTTGGGCGCCGAACCTCCGATGGGCTCGAACATGGAAACACCCTCGGGGTTGATGTTGCCCCCGGCGGCTATGCCCATGCCCCCCTGAATCATGGCGCCCAGGTCAGTGATGATGTCGCCGAACATGTTGTCGGTCACGATGACGTCAAACCAATCCGGGTTCTTGACCATCCACATGCAGGTAGCGTCCACGTGGGCGTAGTCCCGCTTGATGTCGGGGTACTCGCTCTCGCCCAACTCGTTGAAAGCCCGCTCCCACAGATCAAACGCGTAGGTCAGCACGTTGGTCTTCCCGCAAAGCGTCAAGGTGTTTTTCTTCCCACGTTTCCGGGTTGCCTCAAAAGCGTAGCGCAGGCATCGCTCGACGCCCTTGCGGGTGTTTATGGATTCCTGCACGGCGACTTCGTCTGGAGTACCTTTTTTCAAGATGCCGCCGGCACCGGCGTATAGCCCCTCGGTGTTTTCACGCACCACCAGGAAGTCTATGTCTTCGGGACCCTTGTCTTTCAGCGGGGTCTCGACGCCGGCGTAGAGCTTGACGGGTCGCAGATTGATGTACTGGTCGAGCTCAAAGCGAAGGCGCAGCAGGATGCCTTTTTCGAGGATGCCGGGTTTTACATCAGGATGACCGATGGCGCCCAACAGGATGGCGTCCAGGCCACGAAACTCTTCAATTACCGAGTCGGGAAGGATCTCGCCGCTGGCCAGGTAGCGGTCACCGCCGAGGTCGTAGTGCTCGGTTTCGTAAGAAAAACCGGTTGTTTCAGAGGCTGCGGCCAGCACTTTCAGTGCCTCTGCCGTGACTTCCGGTCCGGTTCCGTCACCGGGAATTACTCCAATCCTGTACAAAATCCGGCCTCCGTTGAGTTTCTGGTCGAGCAACCGCTGCGACTGCCCGGACGAGGCGCTGCCTTGCGGTAGAAGAAAAACGAACTATTGCAGCAAACAGTGACCCGAACAAGCTAGAATAAGACCGTGGCCCTTGTTGGTTAATCAACGCCAGGGGGTTGAGAAGCTGCTATCGCGCTGCAATAATTCTTTTGCGCGGGTGCTTACTCGCCACACGCTTTCAGGCGGCGTGCCCAAGTGGTTAAGGGAGAGGTCTGCAAAACCTCCATTCAGCGGTTCGAATCCGCTCGCCGCCTCCATCCTTATTCTGACGAGCCGCAGGGGCGGCTACGTCTCTGTCGTGACGGGCGGGACTCAGGCTCGAACAGCAACCGCGTCGTCACTCCATACCGGCCTGTATTCGGGAGCGACTTCGACCCCGAGCTGTTGACGAACTTCGGTCAGTGGCTGCGTGAGCAAGGCTTCCCAGTCCTGGGCCGGCAGCAGGCCGGCCTCGAGGCCGCTGCGGCGACCGCGGCGCACGACCGCCGGTACCCAGAAGTGTCTCATCTGAAGACTTTTCAAGGTGGCAAGAAAAACTATAAGGCGAATGCCCCGGTTTCGCGTCTGTGCCCAGGTGAAGGCCAGCAGCGCATCTTCCCCGACGAGATCGCGGCCGTAGCCGGTGACCACGTGCCAGAGATCGTGCATGTCACGAAGCCGAGTACTGAGTGTTTCGGCCCGTGGGTCGATAAAGTTGATTACCTGCGCTCTTTGCTCGCTGGCTTGCGAGAGGCCGTCGGCCGAAAGCTGTTCGGTCTTTACGAAGTCAAGGTAGGCTCTTCCCAGGCTGCCTTCTGGCAGGCCGGCAAGCATTTGCCTGTCGCGTAGGACCTCGAGCAGGGCTTCCGGGTGGCGGGTTATGACTCGGCCGCCCACCTCGTCGGATTCCACCCGTCGAAACAGCCGCTCGAAGCCGGAGCCGGAAAGGGCACTGATGATGATAAACACCTGGCCGGTGTCGTCCGGGTCAGCGAAGAGCTTCCTGATGGCTCTCCACGCCACTAATGGCTTGAGTTTTACGTCGTTGGTTATGCGCTTTCTGGCCACCGGGAGCTCCAACCGCTATTGTCATTGGCTGTGGCCAGTGAGTCAACGCTGGCTGACAAAATAGTCACCCCGAGCCGGGATGGCGGAACTGGTAGACGCAGGGGACTTAAAATCCCCTGGGCGTAAGCCCGTCCGGGTTCAAGTCCCGGTCCCGGCACCATTATTTCAATCACTTACGTCGGTGGATCGCGGCAGCAAGCCTGGCTGACTTCGTCTTTCCCCAACGTGTCCCCAACCCGCGCGACTTTTTGCACGGCATCGCAAAGATAGGTGTCGTCGACGATGGCATAGCGTTTGAAGATGGAGTTGTTCTTTCAGCCTGCGAGCTCCATTGCGACGGTCTCGGCGACTCCCTGCCTTCGGTAGAAGCCGACCAGTAGGCGGTAGCCGGCAACATTCCAAGCCTCCGCGCCCCCCCCGTATGGGGGGCGATGCCATAAAAAAGGGATGTTTTAATCTTAGGCCCAGGCCGAAAGCATTGACAGGTGTTGTCTATCTATAGAAGGTGGCCTGAGACCAATGCCGAAGGGGAAAAGGCACAACAAAAACATGGGGTGAATCATGCGAGAACTTAAGCAACTTATCCTGGGCGTCACGCTTCTGGCGGCCATCGCCGGTGCGGCTGTCGATGCGAGCGCTGCGAAGATCTGTGTAAGCCCGAGCAAGCCTACTTGCGAGAGCACGCTTCAAGCAGGCGTGGATGCCGCAGTCGCTGGCGACACCATCATCGTGGCCAAAGGGCGCTACGACGAGAACGTTGCCGTTCCGGCTGGAAAGGACGGGCTCACGATCAAGGGAGGCGGTAGTTCCGTTCTAGATGCGGGCTTGCCCAATACCGGGGACGCGCTGACGATCGCTTCGGCCGCCGTCACGGTCGATGGCTTGACGGTCCAAAACGGCGCAGCCAAAGGCATCGTATTCGAAGCTGGCGCCGATGGTGGGACGCTCTCCAACGTGACGATTCAGGGATTTGTGGACGACTGCGTTCACGCCACTGGCAACGACTACACGGTCACTGGTAGCACGTTCCAAGTTTGCAACGGAGTTCGCGTCTATGGTGGCAACACGACCGTAACCAAGTGTAGCTTTGCCCACTTCAATTCAGCATGCCTATCGATAGAAGGTCTCGATGCGGTCGTGTCCAAAAACAACTTCTTCATATTCGACCTTGCTGCAATCCAGATTGAGGCCTTTGAGGGAGCGGCCACCGTCACAGACAATCGCTTTCAGGACGGTGACCAAGGCATCTTGTTCGACGGGTGGACGCTGACAGCCACGGATAATCGCGGCCGCCGCTTGAACGACGATATTGTGTTTTTCCGAGCCGCTCCGGACTGTGCCGGCGACTCGGTCATCTCGGGCAATCGGATCGACACTGTAACCAACGATACCGCTTTTACCGTCAATTGTGAGTCCCAGCTCCCCGGCTCGACGATTACCCTGGAGAACAACCTCGTGAAGCAGGCGATGAACGGCGGCTTCAACATTGACGCTGACAACGTGACGCTGCGCGGCAACAGTGTCGTACGCTCGGGCGCGCGTGACGACGACCCTTGCTACGACCTGGAGGGAAACAATATCCTCGCCGAGGACAATACCGGGGCGGACTGCTCAGGCGGTGGATTCCTCGTCAATGGCGATTCTGTGGAGCTTCGAGCGAACACCGTAGAGAACACGGGCCGCGACGGTTTCGCCGTCGCTAGCGGTACCGATGCATTGCTCGAGGGGAACCGGTCCACCGGCAATCTGCGCTTCGGGTTCTCGATAGGTATCGACGCCGCCAACACTACTCTCACGCAGAACGTGGCCCAGTCCAATCGCGAAGATATCTGCGACTCGGGCACCGGCACGACTCAGAGCTCCAATACCTTCGCGACCAGCCTGGATCCGTTGGCAGCAAACTGTATTACGGGGTTCGCCCGATAGGGCTGGAGGAATATTGAAGATGGTACATCCGAACAAGAGTCTTCTCCGGGGTGTTCTCGGGTTTCGTGTGCAGCGCCAACTGCTGTGGGCGCTTTTGTGTGCAGCATCATTGGCGCTGGTCGTGTCGAGCCCCGCTGTGGTTCTGGGCGCTGCGATCTGCGTGAGCGGCTCGACGCCTGGCTGTGAGACTACAATTCAAGCGGCAATCGATATCGCGGTGGGCGGCGACACGGTTACGGTCCTCGACGGGCGCTATGACGAAAACGTCGTGATTCCGTCCGGTAAGGACGGGCTTCGTCTCGTCGGTGATGGAGGCGTACTCGATGGCGATCTTCCCAACACTGGCGTTGCTCTGACCGTGGAGTCCAACGACGTGACCGTCGAGGGCTTGGTGATCCGCAACGCCGAGGACCACCTGATCGCTGCAGGCACGGAGATCGCGCCGGTCTCGGGCTTCACCATCGACGGAGCTACCCTCGAAGGAAGCCGCACGGCTTGCGTCCGGGTGTACGGGGACGGGTTCACGGCCCGACGCACGACAACGCGGTACTGCGGCCTTCATGGCATTCTAGTTACAGGCAACGACGCTACGATCACCAAATCCAGGGCCTCTTACACGGGTAGTGACGCCTATTCAGTGATCGGCGACGATGCCGATTTGCAGCGTAACCAGGTCATACTGATCGACGGTGATGGCTACGAGGTGTTTGGGGATCGGGCGAGGATCGTCCGCAACAAGGTGAGGATCATCGACAATGGCGGCGTGGATGTGCGGGGGTATGACGTCTTCGTCTCGAAGAACAAGATTTCGCACATCGACGGCACGGGCGTCGACGTAGACCCGCCCGACGATGCTTCTCCGGGACCGGCCGGCAATGGGGGTGAGATCTCGAACAACTCGGTCTTCAGCAGCACCAACGACGGCTGCGTCGAAGTCAGTGATTTCGCTGAGCCCGAGTTCGACCCCGTCTTCGCTTCGGTATTGGTTTCTGGGAATCGATGTCGCCGCGCCGTCGATGAGGGCATAGCTATCGTTGCCGACGGCGCTATCGTCACCGACAACCGGGTTTCCCAGGCCGGCGCAGGACCCTTGGAGCCTTGCGTCAGCGTAAAGGGAGATGGCGCCGTGGTGACGGGAAACAGCGGGTCTAGCTGTGCTGGTGGCGGACTACTATTGGTCGGCAGCTCCGGAGTCGTGAGCGACAATACGATGAAGAAGACCTTCGGCTATGGGTTCGAGGTGGGCAACGCTACCGACACGTCTGACTCGGTGGTGGTTTCCGACAACTTGGCGCAGGCCAACCTGGGGTTCGGCTTCGCCGTGCGCCAGTCTGCCACCGCCGCGGCGCTCTCAGGCAACGAGGCGAGCAAGAACCGCGAGGATCTCTGCGATGCAGGAACCGCAACGACATCCGTGGGGAACGACTTCGATACCGAGCTCGATCCCTTGGGAGCCGATTGTATGCTGCGCGGCGAGGCTCCGTGAGCTACTACGACGGTGGTGGCGCCGATAACGAGCCCGTTACGTTGACTACCTGATCGCACACGGATTCGTGCACGAGGCCTGGGCCGCGCATAGGGCCCACACCAAACGGATTTTCGTGTCCAACCGCAACACCTGGGTCGCTGCCTGCACCTCGTCTGCACTCCCCGCGACCGCCGTGGACCTGAAGTCACTCAGCCCGGTCTGGTCAACATCGAGTCTGATCCGTCAGGCAGCCAGTTGCCGTGAAAACCAAATGGAACGCGCCGCGGCATGTGCACGCGGGCGGTCTCGGTCATTTCGTGGGCGTCGAGGATGACCAGGTCCGTGTGGGCCCCGTCCGTATCGCTTACCATCGAGACGATCCACCCGTCGTTTTCGGCCGTGCCCGACTGGTCAGGCGCGAACACGGGTTCGCCGGTGACCTCGCCGTCCCGGTACTGGTGGGTTCGCTCAGTACCGGCAACAAAGTCGTATAGGGTAACCGAGTCGAAACGCGGCCCCAGTGGTACCGTCGTCCTGGCAAACGTCGCCGCGACGCCGTAGCGGTGTTTTTCACCTTCGACTTCAGCTCGAACCCGGGGAAACTCGCCAGGCAGATCGCCCAGCCTCTGCTCGCTGACGGTCCCAGCGTCCAGGTCGATCGTGAACCTGGTCAGGAAAGATTCAGGGTCAGGAATCGACGCGTCGCCGGCGCCGAAGTCCATCCGCTCGAAACGGCAGCCATCCACCATGATCCGGTTGTCTTCCTCCCACGCGTTCATGAAATGCACGACGTAGCAGTTGGGGATCTCGAACCACCTGGTGTCGCTGCCAGATCCTTCCCTGGGCAGTACGCCGATGCGGGTGCCGTTGTCGGGGTCCCACTTCACCATGGGTCCGCCCGCGAGAAACGCCTCCAGGTCCAGGACGGCGGGGGAGTCGAAAAACACCGCGTGCTTACTGCTGACCGCAAAGTCGTGCATCATCGTGGGCTTGGGAACCTCGATGTCTTCGACCTGCACCAGTTCGCCGGCAGCGCTAACGCGCATGTACTTCAGCGTGGGCATGTATCCAAACACGATCATTTCGCCGTTGCGCGGGTCGATGTGGGGATGGGC
This genomic stretch from Candidatus Binatota bacterium harbors:
- a CDS encoding rhomboid family intramembrane serine protease; its protein translation is MQSPATAVMKISVSLEPVASFACVLSTLCLGLVTGWALQSASRSVSPRASLWQSYAMRKAGSSASGETKAWVAVRTGLPKAEGDAMALLFASMGLASRLQAHSTDSFTVLVPAEQLERANALLAEEYPEVLRSDDSEEGQALSDSHPEQLGVVIAITAACLAAFFFTHGGLDPVGRARMVEMGAITWSLVEAGEYWRLLSAVFLHFDLGHIMSNMVMLWILGPHLAREMKAWPFLLTFMVAGIAGNIASHTLTPSMAVKAGASGGVAGILGALAGLSLPGRTRGSRPSWQVLGAMAAIYGMAIGFGPGRDNTAHLGGLLAGVVAGIIFRRREETPQGFGPATRNLPRSG
- a CDS encoding aminotransferase class III-fold pyridoxal phosphate-dependent enzyme, with protein sequence MSEHVLKNSEALYDRARRVIPGGLYGHQARGLLTRGSHPVFLESASGCRLKDVDGNEYIDFLCAYGPMVVGYGNEAVERAAALQREACDTMNVPAPAMVELAEKLVGLTPGADWALFAKNGSDVTTWALAVARAATGRDNVAMVAGTYHGVHGWCNQFEKGFPGSERSAVVNFDWNDLDSLDRCLAVKGGLAAVMVTPFRHEAFSDSQLPADGFLEGVRQRCSKHGAVMIVDDVRAGFRLHLGGSSQLWGVTPDLLLYSKALANGYPLSAMLGMDSLRSAAREVFYTGTFGTQAVPLAAAVATLDFLEDRDGPSVMREQGESLCSGLREQAETAGFGVTISGPAAIPFMTFIDDSEFDLSRRFAGLCAEGGVFIHPLHNWFLSTAHSAEDIEQALSITTDAFSRLAQEREG
- a CDS encoding (2Fe-2S) ferredoxin domain-containing protein, translating into MPIPEKHFFVCTNRRPPGVEVPSCGAQDGFEILAALREERDRRGLAASVFITATGCLGPCPANGGTVVVYPDGSWYTGLSTADVAEIGEQHMAGGKPVSRLLDKEFSRVE
- a CDS encoding 3-isopropylmalate dehydrogenase; amino-acid sequence: MLYRIGVIPGDGTGPEVTAEALKVLAAASETTGFSYETEHYDLGGDRYLASGEILPDSVIEEFRGLDAILLGAIGHPDVKPGILEKGILLRLRFELDQYINLRPVKLYAGVETPLKDKGPEDIDFLVVRENTEGLYAGAGGILKKGTPDEVAVQESINTRKGVERCLRYAFEATRKRGKKNTLTLCGKTNVLTYAFDLWERAFNELGESEYPDIKRDYAHVDATCMWMVKNPDWFDVIVTDNMFGDIITDLGAMIQGGMGIAAGGNINPEGVSMFEPIGGSAPKYTGQGVINPMAAISACQMMLSHLGEKDASVRVEKAITEVLSKRLKSMSAGAMGCSTSEAGDMVAKLVT
- a CDS encoding carotenoid oxygenase family protein translates to MSLVTNKRGSEFLEGNFAPVADEIEVDDLEVEGSIPPALSGLYLRNGPNPMFEPLGSYHWFDGDGMIHAIRLENGRASYRNRWIRSRGLDAEQRHGSAIYGGLAAPGLTDPRLLGEGGPVKNTANTNVIRHAGRIFCLMEGCAPTEIDDELRTLGEHDFAGRLQGSFTAHPHIDPRNGEMIVFGYMPTLKYMRVSAAGELVQVEDIEVPKPTMMHDFAVSSKHAVFFDSPAVLDLEAFLAGGPMVKWDPDNGTRIGVLPREGSGSDTRWFEIPNCYVVHFMNAWEEDNRIMVDGCRFERMDFGAGDASIPDPESFLTRFTIDLDAGTVSEQRLGDLPGEFPRVRAEVEGEKHRYGVAATFARTTVPLGPRFDSVTLYDFVAGTERTHQYRDGEVTGEPVFAPDQSGTAENDGWIVSMVSDTDGAHTDLVILDAHEMTETARVHMPRRVPFGFHGNWLPDGSDSMLTRPG